One window of the Seriola aureovittata isolate HTS-2021-v1 ecotype China chromosome 22, ASM2101889v1, whole genome shotgun sequence genome contains the following:
- the slc38a4 gene encoding sodium-coupled neutral amino acid transporter 4, which translates to MPGVMDRMELRKVSTEADDDSTDSLDDRYTEPIDSEKATINSQFMDDNDDAESQKFLSNGMMKKKKYEEYHEEYHPGHASFGMSVFNLSNAIMGSGILGLSFAMANTGIILFTVLLVAVAILSLYSVHLLLMTAKEGGSLIYEKLGERAFGWPGKMAAFGSIIMQNIGAMSSYLFIVKYELPEVIRAFLGLEENSGEWYMNGNYLVVFVSIGIILPLSLLKNLGYLGYTSGFSLTCMVFFLGVMIYKKTQLPCPLPFFYHHSSNLSVNGSDMPGLYNLQNRSAQMDFSRADVTPAVPGSHDAHHSTSVHFEPHPDDEEMCTPKYFVFNSQTAYTVPILAFAFVCHPEVLPIYSELKDRSRKKMQNVSNLSILAMLIMYMLSALFGYLTFYDNVEAELLHTFTKVYKFDTMLLLVRLAVLTAVTLTVPIVLFPIRSSITTLLFSGREFSWTRHMLIAAAILAFNNMLVIFVPTIRDIFGFIGSSAATMLIFILPAAFYLRLVKSVPFRSPQKIGAAIFLVVGIIFMIGSLSLIVLDWVHNPPGSHDGH; encoded by the exons ATGCCAGGAGTCATGGATCGTATGGAGCTAAGGAAAGTCTCCACGGAGGCTGACGACGACAGCACCGACAGCCTGGACGACCGCTACACGGAGCCCATCGACTCCGAGAAGGCCACCATCAACAG CCAGTTCATGGATGATAACGATGACGCAGAGAGCCAAAAGTTCCTGTCAAATgggatgatgaagaagaagaaatacgAAGAATACCATGAAGAATAT CATCCCGGCCACGCCTCCTTCGGGATGTCTGTCTTCAACTTGAGCAACGCCATCATGGGCAGCGGGATCCTGGGCCTGTCCTTCGCCATGGCGAACACCGGCATTATTCTCTTTAC AGTCCTCCTCGTCGCTGTGGCGATCCTCTCCTTGTACTCTGTGCATCTTCTCCTCATGACGGCAAAAGAAGGAG GATCCCTCATCTATGAAAAGCTGGGGGAGAGAGCGTTTGGTTGGCCTGGGAAAATGGCAGCATTTGGATCGATAATCATGCAAAACATTGGAG CCATGTCCAGCTACCTCTTTATCGTGAAGTATGAGCTGCCTGAAGTGATCCGGGCCTTCTTGGGTTTAGAAGAAAActctgg GGAATGGTACATGAACGGAAACTACCTGGTGGTGTTTGTGTCGATCGGGATCATTCTGCCTTTGTCTCTCCTTAAAAATCTGG gCTACCTGGGCTACACCAGCGGTTTCTCCCTCACCTGCATGGTCTTCTTCCTGGGTGTG ATGATCTACAAGAAAACCCAGCTGCCCTgccctcttcctttcttttacCACCACTCGTCCAATCTCAGCGTGAACGGCTCAGATATGCCGGGGCTGTACAATCTACAAAACCGCTCGGCACAAATGGATTTCTCCCGAGCCGACGTCACCCCGGCGGTGCCGGGCAGCCACGATGCTCACCACTCCACCAGTGTCCACTTTGAGCCCCACCCCGACGACGAGGAGATGTGCACACCCAAATACTTTGTCTTCAACTCACAG ACGGCGTACACTGTGCCAATCCTGGCCTTCGCCTTCGTCTGCCACCCTGAAGTCCTGCCCATCTACAGTGAGCTGAAAGA TCGCAGCAGGAAAAAGATGCAGAACGTTTCCAACCTGTCCATCTTGGCCATGCTTATCATGTACATGCTGTCGGCGCTGTTTGGCTACCTCACCTTTTATG ACAACGTGGAAGCAGAGTTGCTCCACACCTTCACCAAGGTTTATAAGTTCGACACCATGTTGCTGCTGGTGCGCCTGGCTGTTCTCACTGCCGTCACTCTGACTGTCCCCATTGTGCTGTTCCCT ATCCGCTCCTCCATCACCACGTTGTTGTTCAGCGGTCGAGAGTTCAGCTGGACTCGCCACATGCTGATCGCCGCCGCAATCCTGGCCTTCAACAACATGCTGGTGATCTTCGTCCCTACCATCAGAGACATCTTCGGTTTCATTG GTTCTTCTGCGGCCACCATGCTCATCTTTATTCTACCTGCTGCCTTTTACCTCCGCCTGGTAAAATCAGTGCCATTCCGCTCCCCACAGAAGATCGGG GCGGCCATCTTCCTGGTCGTGGGAATCATCTTCATGATTGGCAGCTTGTCACTCATCGTCCTCGACTGGGTTCACAACCCCCCAGGCTCCCACGATGGTCACTAA